The following are encoded together in the Streptomyces rapamycinicus NRRL 5491 genome:
- a CDS encoding Dps family protein, whose translation MSVVKSPLPEEHLKIVADALQGALVDLVDLHLVGKQIHWTVVGPRFRTVHLQLDEVVASTREYADTVAERASALGVPPDGRAQTVAATSGVDTVKDGWTDDAQAVRTLVDALGAVIGRMRERIRATDEPDPVTQDILIELTRDLEKHHWMFQAENGGQRG comes from the coding sequence ATGTCTGTGGTGAAGAGCCCGCTGCCGGAGGAGCACCTCAAGATCGTCGCCGACGCGCTGCAAGGCGCCCTCGTCGATCTCGTCGACCTCCACCTGGTGGGCAAGCAGATCCACTGGACCGTCGTGGGCCCGCGATTCCGCACGGTTCATCTGCAGCTCGACGAGGTCGTGGCGTCGACCAGGGAGTATGCCGACACTGTGGCGGAGCGGGCCTCCGCGCTCGGCGTGCCACCGGACGGACGGGCCCAGACGGTCGCCGCGACCAGCGGTGTCGACACGGTCAAGGACGGCTGGACCGATGACGCGCAGGCCGTCCGGACGCTCGTGGACGCCCTCGGAGCGGTGATCGGGCGGATGCGGGAGCGCATCAGGGCGACCGACGAGCCGGACCCGGTGACCCAGGACATTCTCATCGAGCTCACTCGTGACCTGGAGAAGCACCACTGGATGTTCCAGGCCGAGAACGGCGGCCAGCGGGGCTAG
- a CDS encoding helix-turn-helix domain-containing protein: MILLRRLLGDVLRRQRQRQGRTLREVSSSARVSLGYLSEVERGQKEASSELLSAICDALEVRMSQVMREVSDELSLAELAESAASTTEKVPAPMRPVLNPVSVTSVTGVPEERVTIKTPKEAVDVVAA; encoded by the coding sequence ATGATTCTGCTCCGTCGCCTGCTGGGTGACGTGCTGCGCCGGCAGCGCCAGCGCCAGGGCCGTACTCTGCGCGAGGTTTCCTCCTCCGCCCGGGTGTCGCTCGGCTATCTGTCAGAGGTCGAGCGCGGCCAGAAGGAAGCCTCATCCGAACTGCTGTCAGCCATCTGCGACGCCCTGGAGGTACGGATGTCGCAGGTCATGCGCGAGGTCAGCGACGAGCTGTCGCTCGCCGAACTGGCCGAGTCGGCCGCGTCCACCACCGAGAAGGTGCCCGCGCCCATGCGGCCCGTGCTCAACCCCGTGTCTGTGACGTCCGTGACGGGCGTTCCGGAGGAGCGGGTGACCATCAAGACGCCCAAGGAAGCCGTGGACGTGGTGGCGGCCTGA
- a CDS encoding CinA family protein codes for MSDGGTAADVLALLERRGQTLAAAESLTGGLVAAELTSVDGASRSFRGSVTAYATDLKHEVLGVDRALLAERGAVDAEVARQMARGVRRALGADWGVATTGVAGPTPQDGQPVGTVHVAVAGPSDTVAAAALRLEGDRAGIRGQTVHAAVKLLFSELIATAGAKDTEQHDEI; via the coding sequence GTGAGCGACGGCGGGACGGCGGCCGATGTGCTGGCGCTGCTGGAGCGGCGCGGGCAGACCCTGGCCGCCGCCGAATCGCTCACCGGCGGTCTGGTGGCCGCCGAGCTGACCTCGGTGGACGGCGCCTCCCGCTCCTTCCGGGGCTCGGTGACGGCGTACGCCACCGACCTCAAGCACGAGGTGCTGGGCGTGGACCGGGCCCTGCTGGCCGAGCGCGGCGCGGTCGACGCCGAGGTGGCCCGGCAGATGGCCCGGGGCGTACGGCGTGCGCTCGGCGCGGACTGGGGCGTGGCCACCACCGGTGTGGCGGGTCCCACACCGCAGGACGGCCAGCCCGTGGGCACCGTTCATGTGGCCGTCGCGGGGCCCTCGGACACGGTGGCCGCGGCGGCGCTGAGGCTCGAAGGAGACCGCGCCGGAATCCGCGGCCAGACCGTCCATGCCGCCGTCAAGCTGCTGTTCAGCGAATTGATCGCGACGGCGGGGGCAAAGGATACGGAACAACACGACGAGATTTGA
- the pgsA gene encoding CDP-diacylglycerol--glycerol-3-phosphate 3-phosphatidyltransferase, which yields MTGVPASAAGGHRRPAAATVRPAGLWNIANILTMVRLLLVPGFVLLMLHNGGYDPAWRSFAWAAFAIAMITDLFDGHLARRYNLVTDFGKIADPIADKAIMGAALICLSALSDLPWWVTGVILFREIGITLMRFWVIRIGVIPASRGGKMKTLAQGTAVGMYILALTGPLASLRFWMMAVAVVLTVVTGLDYVRQAIVLRRAGRTTEEATQ from the coding sequence ATGACGGGTGTCCCGGCCTCCGCCGCGGGAGGTCACCGCCGGCCGGCCGCCGCCACGGTCAGGCCCGCCGGTTTGTGGAACATCGCCAACATCCTCACCATGGTGCGGCTGCTGCTGGTGCCCGGGTTTGTGTTGTTGATGCTGCACAATGGCGGGTACGACCCGGCGTGGCGTTCCTTCGCGTGGGCGGCGTTCGCCATCGCCATGATCACCGATCTCTTCGACGGTCATCTGGCCCGCCGGTACAACCTGGTCACCGACTTCGGGAAGATCGCCGATCCGATCGCTGACAAGGCGATCATGGGCGCGGCGCTGATCTGTCTGTCGGCCCTGTCCGACCTCCCCTGGTGGGTGACGGGAGTGATCCTCTTCCGTGAGATCGGAATCACACTGATGCGGTTCTGGGTGATCCGGATCGGGGTCATCCCGGCCAGCCGGGGCGGAAAGATGAAGACGCTCGCGCAGGGCACCGCCGTCGGGATGTACATCCTGGCGCTGACCGGACCGCTGGCCTCGCTGCGGTTCTGGATGATGGCCGTGGCCGTCGTCCTGACCGTGGTCACCGGCCTCGACTACGTCCGGCAGGCGATCGTGCTGCGCCGGGCGGGCCGGACGACGGAGGAGGCCACGCAGTGA
- the rimO gene encoding 30S ribosomal protein S12 methylthiotransferase RimO, which yields MPERRTVALVTLGCARNEVDSEELAGRLAADGWELVEEAADADVAVVNTCGFVEAAKKDSVDALLEANDLKDHGRTQAVVAVGCMAERYGKELAEALPEADGVLGFDDYGDISDRLQTILSGGIHASHTPRDRRKLLPISPAERQDATSVALPGHAQDTAPEDLPEGVAPASGPRAPLRRRLDSSPVASVKLASGCDRRCSFCAIPSFRGSFISRRPSDVLGETRWLAEQGVKEIMLVSENNTSYGKDLGDIRLLETLLPELAAVDGIERIRVSYLQPAEMRPGLIDVLTSTEKVAPYFDLSFQHSAPGVLRAMRRFGDTDRFLELLETIRGKAPQAGARSNFIVGFPGETEEDLAELERFLSAARLDAIGVFGYSDEDGTEAAGYEDKVDPEVVAERLERVSRLAEELTAQRAEERLGEVVEVLVEEIDDTGAVLGRGAHQAPETDGQTLLRTDGEPEVGRMVEAKVIATEGVDLVAEPLEPLERQDGGASTGEAGR from the coding sequence ATGCCCGAACGCCGCACCGTCGCCCTTGTCACTCTTGGCTGCGCCCGTAACGAGGTGGACTCGGAGGAGCTCGCAGGCCGCTTGGCGGCGGACGGCTGGGAGCTCGTCGAGGAAGCCGCCGACGCGGACGTCGCCGTCGTCAACACCTGCGGCTTCGTCGAAGCCGCCAAGAAGGACTCGGTCGACGCCCTGCTGGAGGCGAACGATCTGAAGGACCACGGCCGCACCCAGGCCGTGGTGGCCGTCGGCTGCATGGCCGAGCGGTACGGCAAGGAGCTCGCCGAGGCGCTGCCCGAGGCCGACGGGGTGCTCGGCTTCGACGACTACGGCGATATCTCCGACCGCCTCCAGACCATCCTCTCCGGCGGCATCCACGCCTCCCACACTCCGCGCGACCGCCGCAAGCTGCTGCCGATCAGCCCCGCCGAGCGGCAGGACGCCACCTCGGTGGCGCTCCCCGGCCACGCCCAGGACACCGCGCCCGAGGATCTGCCCGAGGGGGTGGCCCCGGCCTCCGGGCCGCGGGCCCCGCTGCGGCGCAGACTGGACAGCAGCCCGGTCGCCTCGGTGAAGCTGGCCTCCGGCTGCGACCGGCGGTGCTCGTTCTGCGCCATCCCGTCCTTCCGGGGCTCCTTCATCTCCCGCCGCCCCTCCGATGTGCTGGGCGAGACCCGCTGGCTGGCCGAGCAGGGGGTGAAGGAGATCATGCTGGTCTCGGAGAACAACACCTCGTACGGCAAGGACCTCGGGGACATCCGGCTGCTGGAGACGCTGCTGCCGGAGCTGGCCGCGGTGGACGGCATCGAGCGGATCCGGGTCAGCTACCTCCAGCCCGCCGAGATGCGTCCCGGGCTGATCGACGTGCTCACCTCGACCGAGAAGGTCGCGCCGTACTTCGATCTGTCCTTCCAGCACTCGGCGCCCGGGGTGCTGCGCGCCATGCGCCGCTTCGGCGACACCGACCGGTTCCTGGAGCTGCTGGAGACGATCAGAGGCAAGGCGCCGCAGGCCGGCGCCCGGTCCAACTTCATCGTCGGCTTCCCCGGCGAGACCGAGGAGGACCTGGCCGAGCTGGAGCGTTTCCTCAGTGCGGCGCGGCTGGACGCGATCGGCGTCTTCGGGTACTCGGACGAGGACGGCACCGAGGCCGCCGGTTACGAGGACAAGGTCGACCCGGAGGTGGTCGCGGAGCGCCTGGAGCGCGTCTCGCGGCTCGCGGAGGAGCTGACCGCCCAGCGGGCGGAGGAGCGGCTCGGCGAGGTCGTGGAGGTCCTGGTGGAGGAGATCGACGACACCGGGGCGGTCCTGGGCCGTGGCGCCCACCAGGCGCCGGAAACCGACGGCCAGACGCTGCTGCGCACCGACGGGGAGCCGGAGGTGGGCCGTATGGTCGAAGCGAAGGTGATCGCGACGGAGGGAGTGGACCTCGTCGCGGAGCCGCTTGAGCCGCTGGAGCGGCAGGACGGCGGCGCGTCCACCGGAGAGGCGGGCAGATGA
- a CDS encoding helix-turn-helix domain-containing protein — protein sequence MSIGNLPEDGNSPEDDRPSIGRALQQARISAGLTVDEVSSSTRVRTPIVRGIEQDDFSRCGGDVYARGHIRVLARAVGLDPESLIAQFDAEHGGRPAPTAPAPLFEAERIRPEPRRPNWTAAMVAAIVAVVGFVGFTLFRGGNGDGSSVAEDTAAPKPSASAPTNTAAPSKPATPHKPDPSDSAIAGVPADKVTVKLTAEGGQSWISAQDHNGRLIQEGVLREGDSKTFSDSRRIDLVLGNAGAIKLFVNGKEVKNVGTSGAVQRLSYTKGDPEAG from the coding sequence GTGTCCATCGGCAACCTTCCCGAAGACGGCAACTCCCCCGAAGACGACCGGCCTTCCATCGGTCGCGCCCTCCAGCAGGCCCGTATCTCCGCTGGGCTGACCGTCGACGAGGTCAGTTCCTCTACCCGGGTGCGCACCCCCATCGTGCGGGGCATCGAGCAGGACGATTTCTCGCGCTGCGGCGGCGATGTCTACGCACGGGGGCACATCCGGGTGCTCGCCCGCGCCGTGGGCCTCGATCCGGAGTCCTTGATCGCGCAGTTCGACGCCGAGCACGGCGGCCGGCCCGCGCCGACCGCGCCGGCGCCGCTGTTCGAGGCCGAGCGGATCCGCCCCGAGCCCCGGCGCCCCAACTGGACGGCCGCGATGGTCGCGGCGATCGTCGCCGTCGTCGGATTCGTGGGCTTCACCCTGTTCCGGGGCGGCAACGGCGACGGCTCGAGCGTCGCCGAGGACACCGCCGCGCCCAAGCCCAGCGCCTCCGCGCCCACCAACACCGCCGCCCCCTCCAAGCCCGCCACGCCGCACAAGCCCGACCCGTCCGACAGCGCCATCGCGGGCGTCCCGGCGGACAAGGTCACCGTCAAGCTGACCGCCGAGGGCGGCCAGAGCTGGATCTCCGCCCAGGACCACAACGGCCGGCTGATCCAGGAGGGTGTGCTGCGCGAGGGCGACTCCAAGACCTTCAGCGACAGCAGGCGCATCGACCTGGTGCTGGGCAACGCCGGGGCGATCAAGCTGTTCGTGAACGGCAAGGAAGTGAAGAACGTGGGCACCAGCGGGGCCGTCCAGCGGCTCAGCTACACCAAGGGAGACCCCGAGGCGGGCTGA
- a CDS encoding DNA translocase FtsK, producing the protein MASRTSGKGSQSTAGTSKKRAGQSGGAAKKAAAKKAPAKKAPAKKSAAPAKKAASKKAAAKAAPSPAPNPTSGVFRIVRAVWMGMARGLAAMFRGIGRGAKGLDPAHRKDGSALLLFALALIVAAGTWSNLDGPVGRLVEMLITGAFGRLDLVVPILLGTIAVRLILHPERPEANGRIVIGLSALVIGVLGQVHIACGAPGRGEGTAAMQDAGGLIGWAVSRPLIYLMGDVLAVPLLVLLTVFGLLVVTATPVAAIPQRLRQVGVRLGLVRDHEDAYASEAGYDAAEYADEWRETPARRSRRTSLAKEDPDGAGGPERAEEDALRKRRRSRRSSSTQPPLDRPLDAVDVAAAAAASLDGAVLHGVQPSPLVAGLSNGLSGEREDGAAGGGVPGARDADKESGKGGAKGRAAAGKGRTDGADEADPQQVPDLTRAAVESGAPLPPRAEQLQLSGDITYSLPSLDLLERGGPGKTRSAANDAVVDSLTKVFTEFKVDAAVTGFTRGPTVTRYEVELGPAVKVERITALTKNIAYAVASPDVRIISPIPGKSAVGIEIPNSDREMVNLGDVLRSANSVGDDHPMIVGLGKDVEGGYVAANLATMPHVLVAGATGSGKSSCINCLITSIMARATPDDVRMVLVDPKRVELTAYEGIPHLITPIITNPKRAAEALQWVVREMDLRYDDLAAYGFRHIDDFNAAVRKGKVKEPEGSERELKPYPYLLVIVDELADLMMVAPRDVEDSIVRITQLARAAGIHLVLATQRPSVDVVTGLIKANVPSRLAFATSSLADSRVILDQPGAEKLIGKGDGLFLPMGANKPTRMQGAYVTESEVEAVVAHCKEQMAPVFRDDVTVGTSKKKEIDEEIGDDLDLLCQAAELVVSTQFGSTSMLQRKLRVGFAKAGRLMDLMESRNIVGPSEGSKARDVLVKPDELDGVLDVIRGKAHS; encoded by the coding sequence ATGGCCTCTCGTACGTCCGGCAAGGGTTCCCAGAGCACGGCGGGCACCTCGAAGAAGCGCGCCGGGCAGTCCGGAGGCGCGGCGAAGAAGGCGGCCGCCAAGAAGGCGCCCGCGAAGAAGGCACCCGCCAAGAAGTCCGCCGCGCCCGCGAAGAAAGCGGCGTCGAAGAAGGCGGCGGCCAAGGCGGCGCCCTCGCCCGCCCCGAATCCCACCAGCGGCGTGTTCCGCATCGTGCGCGCCGTGTGGATGGGCATGGCGCGCGGCCTCGCGGCGATGTTCCGCGGCATAGGACGCGGCGCCAAAGGACTCGACCCGGCTCACCGCAAGGACGGCAGCGCCCTGCTGCTGTTCGCGCTCGCCCTGATCGTCGCGGCGGGCACCTGGTCCAATCTGGACGGGCCGGTCGGCAGGCTGGTCGAGATGCTGATCACCGGCGCCTTCGGCCGGCTCGACCTGGTGGTGCCGATACTGCTGGGCACGATCGCCGTCCGGCTGATCCTCCACCCGGAGCGGCCGGAGGCCAACGGGCGGATCGTCATCGGGCTCTCGGCGCTCGTCATCGGCGTCCTGGGGCAGGTGCACATCGCCTGCGGCGCCCCGGGGCGCGGCGAGGGCACCGCGGCGATGCAGGACGCGGGCGGTCTGATCGGCTGGGCCGTCTCCCGGCCGCTGATCTACCTCATGGGCGACGTGCTGGCCGTACCGCTGCTGGTGCTGCTCACCGTCTTCGGGCTGCTGGTGGTCACCGCGACGCCGGTCGCCGCGATTCCGCAGCGGCTGCGGCAGGTGGGCGTCCGGCTGGGCCTGGTGCGGGACCACGAGGACGCGTACGCGTCGGAGGCCGGGTACGACGCGGCGGAGTACGCCGACGAATGGCGCGAGACGCCCGCCAGGCGGTCTCGCAGAACCTCGCTCGCCAAAGAGGACCCGGACGGCGCCGGAGGCCCGGAGCGGGCCGAGGAGGATGCGCTGCGCAAGCGCCGGCGCTCGCGCCGCTCGTCGTCCACCCAACCGCCGCTCGACCGGCCCTTGGACGCGGTGGACGTGGCGGCCGCTGCCGCCGCCTCGCTGGACGGGGCCGTGCTGCACGGTGTGCAGCCCTCGCCGCTCGTCGCCGGGCTCAGCAACGGGCTTTCGGGGGAGCGCGAGGACGGAGCCGCGGGCGGCGGGGTGCCCGGCGCGCGCGATGCCGACAAGGAGTCCGGGAAGGGCGGCGCCAAGGGCAGGGCGGCGGCCGGGAAGGGCCGTACCGACGGCGCCGACGAGGCGGATCCGCAGCAGGTCCCCGATCTCACCCGGGCCGCGGTCGAGTCCGGCGCGCCGCTGCCGCCGCGCGCCGAGCAGCTGCAGCTCTCCGGCGACATCACCTACTCGCTGCCCTCGCTCGACCTGCTGGAGCGCGGTGGCCCCGGCAAGACCCGCAGCGCGGCCAACGACGCGGTGGTGGACTCGCTGACGAAGGTGTTCACGGAGTTCAAGGTGGACGCCGCCGTCACCGGCTTCACCCGCGGCCCGACGGTCACCCGCTACGAGGTGGAACTGGGCCCGGCCGTCAAGGTCGAGCGGATCACCGCGCTGACCAAGAACATCGCCTACGCGGTCGCCAGCCCCGATGTTCGTATCATCAGCCCGATCCCCGGCAAGTCGGCCGTCGGCATCGAAATCCCCAACAGCGACCGCGAGATGGTCAACCTGGGCGATGTGCTGCGCTCGGCGAATTCCGTCGGCGACGACCATCCGATGATCGTCGGGCTGGGCAAGGACGTCGAGGGCGGCTATGTGGCGGCCAACCTGGCCACCATGCCGCATGTGCTGGTGGCGGGCGCGACCGGCTCCGGCAAGTCCTCCTGCATCAACTGCCTGATCACATCGATCATGGCCCGGGCCACGCCGGACGATGTGCGGATGGTGCTGGTCGACCCCAAGCGGGTGGAGCTGACCGCCTACGAGGGCATCCCGCATCTGATCACACCGATCATCACCAACCCCAAGCGTGCCGCCGAGGCGCTCCAATGGGTCGTACGGGAGATGGATCTTCGCTATGACGACCTCGCGGCCTACGGCTTCCGCCATATCGACGACTTCAACGCGGCGGTCCGCAAGGGGAAGGTGAAGGAGCCCGAGGGGAGCGAGCGGGAGCTCAAGCCCTACCCGTATCTGCTGGTGATCGTCGACGAGCTGGCCGATTTGATGATGGTCGCACCGCGGGACGTCGAGGACTCGATCGTGCGGATCACTCAGCTGGCGCGCGCGGCCGGGATCCACTTGGTGCTGGCCACCCAACGGCCCTCGGTGGACGTCGTCACCGGCCTGATCAAGGCCAATGTGCCCTCACGACTCGCCTTCGCCACCTCCTCGCTGGCCGACAGCCGCGTCATCCTGGACCAGCCCGGCGCCGAGAAGCTGATCGGCAAGGGCGACGGCCTCTTCCTGCCGATGGGCGCGAACAAGCCCACCCGGATGCAGGGCGCCTATGTCACCGAGTCCGAGGTCGAGGCGGTCGTCGCCCACTGCAAGGAGCAGATGGCACCGGTCTTCCGCGATGACGTGACGGTCGGGACGTCGAAGAAGAAGGAGATCGACGAGGAGATCGGCGATGATCTCGATCTGCTCTGCCAGGCCGCTGAGCTGGTGGTTTCCACTCAGTTCGGCTCCACGTCGATGCTTCAGCGCAAGTTGCGGGTGGGTTTCGCCAAGGCGGGGCGGCTGATGGATCTCATGGAGTCCCGGAACATCGTCGGCCCGAGCGAGGGATCCAAGGCGCGCGATGTGCTCGTCAAGCCGGATGAATTGGATGGCGTGCTCGACGTGATCCGCGGTAAGGCTCACTCATAA
- a CDS encoding response regulator codes for MVQKAKILLVDDRPENLLALEAILSALDQTLVRASSGEEALKALLTDDFAVILLDVQMPGMDGFETAAHIKRRERTRDIPIIFLTAINHGPHHTFRGYAAGAVDYISKPFDPWVLRAKVSVFVDLYMKNCQLREQASLLRLQLEGGQPAAGEAKESAGLLAELSARLAAVEEQAEALSKQLDESADAAAVATAAHLERKLTGLRRALDALEPGAGSGAGQVPSQN; via the coding sequence ATGGTGCAGAAGGCCAAGATCCTCCTGGTCGATGACCGGCCGGAGAATCTGCTGGCGCTGGAGGCCATTCTCTCCGCGCTCGATCAGACCCTGGTGCGGGCATCGTCAGGGGAGGAAGCGCTCAAGGCGCTGCTGACGGACGACTTCGCGGTGATTCTGCTGGACGTCCAGATGCCGGGCATGGACGGATTCGAGACCGCGGCGCACATCAAGCGCCGGGAGCGGACCCGCGACATCCCGATCATTTTCCTCACGGCGATCAACCACGGTCCGCACCACACCTTCCGGGGCTATGCGGCCGGTGCGGTGGACTACATCTCCAAACCCTTCGACCCGTGGGTGCTCAGAGCCAAGGTCTCGGTCTTCGTGGATCTGTACATGAAGAACTGCCAGCTGCGGGAGCAGGCGTCGCTGCTGCGGCTGCAGTTGGAGGGTGGCCAGCCCGCCGCCGGGGAGGCCAAGGAGTCGGCGGGGCTGCTCGCCGAGCTGTCCGCGCGGCTCGCGGCCGTCGAGGAGCAGGCCGAGGCGCTGTCCAAGCAGCTGGACGAGTCGGCCGATGCCGCGGCCGTGGCCACCGCGGCCCATCTGGAGCGCAAGCTGACCGGTCTGCGGCGGGCGCTGGACGCGCTCGAGCCGGGCGCGGGCAGCGGCGCCGGTCAGGTCCCCTCGCAGAACTGA